One window of the Colias croceus chromosome 5, ilColCroc2.1 genome contains the following:
- the LOC123691677 gene encoding transmembrane protein 41 homolog isoform X1: MSAINRKNNRAQSVQGENIQDPSISSTVMNKTPRVLYRRSDCIGLFDPIPNSHNTVSKSPGLSTSTALILVLIIFLSSLLTLGFIYRQFPDLDDQEKQHIKLPWDLEEAKQLGLVLDRYKDKYFYEVLLGVVLVYIFLQTFAIPGSIFLSILSGFLFPFYLALILVCCCSAIGASLCFFLSNLLGKRLVKKFFPERAAQWSKAVEKHRNNLLNYIIFLRVTPFLPNWFINMSAPVIGVPLVPFAVGTFIGIAPPSFVAIQAGQTLHTLTSTRDAWSWTSITVLSLFALVSLVPVLLKQKLKAKFE; the protein is encoded by the exons ATGAGCGCAATTAATAGGAAGAACAATAGAGCACAAAGTGTCCAAGGTGAAAATATTCAAGATCCGTCCATTTCATCAACAGTTATGAACAAAACACCAAGAGTGTTGTATAGGCGAAGTGACTGTATTGGATTGTTTGATCCTATTCCAA ATTCCCACAATACTGTATCAAAATCGCCAGGTTTATCAACATCCACAGCTTTAATTCTTGTgctcattatatttttgtcttcCCTGTTAACATTGGGCTTTATTTATAGACAGTTTCCTGATTTAGATGA CCAGGAAAAACAGCATATAAAGTTACCATGGGATCTGGAAGAGGCCAAACAACTTGGTCTTGTTTTGGATAGATACAAAGACAAGTACTTTTATGAAGTTTTATTGGGAGTAGTCTTAGTGTACATATT TTTGCAAACATTTGCCATTCCAGGGTCAATATTCCTCAGTATTCTTTCGGGATTTCTATTCCCATTTTATTTAGCACTAATTTTGGTTTGTTGCTGTTCTGCAATTGGAGCAagtttatgtttctttttatcCAACTTACTTGGGAAGAGATTGGTGAAGAAATTTTTTCCAGAAAGAGCAGCACAGTGGTCAAAAGCTGTTGAGAAACATAGAAACAACTTGctcaattatataatatttttgaggGTGACTCCATTTTTGCCTAATTGGTTTATAAATATGTCCGCACCAGTCATCGGTGTACCTCTCGTGCCATTTGCAGTAGGAACCTTTATTG GTATTGCCCCACCTTCCTTTGTGGCCATACAAGCAGGGCAGACTTTACATACATTGACTTCAACAAGGGACGCATGGTCGTGGACTTCCATAACAGTCCTAAGTTTGTTTGCCCTAGTCTCCTTAGTACCTGTATTATTGAAGCAAAAACTAAAAGCAAAGTTTGAATAa
- the LOC123691677 gene encoding transmembrane protein 41 homolog isoform X2, which produces MSAINRKNNRAQSVQDSHNTVSKSPGLSTSTALILVLIIFLSSLLTLGFIYRQFPDLDDQEKQHIKLPWDLEEAKQLGLVLDRYKDKYFYEVLLGVVLVYIFLQTFAIPGSIFLSILSGFLFPFYLALILVCCCSAIGASLCFFLSNLLGKRLVKKFFPERAAQWSKAVEKHRNNLLNYIIFLRVTPFLPNWFINMSAPVIGVPLVPFAVGTFIGIAPPSFVAIQAGQTLHTLTSTRDAWSWTSITVLSLFALVSLVPVLLKQKLKAKFE; this is translated from the exons ATGAGCGCAATTAATAGGAAGAACAATAGAGCACAAAGTGTCCAAG ATTCCCACAATACTGTATCAAAATCGCCAGGTTTATCAACATCCACAGCTTTAATTCTTGTgctcattatatttttgtcttcCCTGTTAACATTGGGCTTTATTTATAGACAGTTTCCTGATTTAGATGA CCAGGAAAAACAGCATATAAAGTTACCATGGGATCTGGAAGAGGCCAAACAACTTGGTCTTGTTTTGGATAGATACAAAGACAAGTACTTTTATGAAGTTTTATTGGGAGTAGTCTTAGTGTACATATT TTTGCAAACATTTGCCATTCCAGGGTCAATATTCCTCAGTATTCTTTCGGGATTTCTATTCCCATTTTATTTAGCACTAATTTTGGTTTGTTGCTGTTCTGCAATTGGAGCAagtttatgtttctttttatcCAACTTACTTGGGAAGAGATTGGTGAAGAAATTTTTTCCAGAAAGAGCAGCACAGTGGTCAAAAGCTGTTGAGAAACATAGAAACAACTTGctcaattatataatatttttgaggGTGACTCCATTTTTGCCTAATTGGTTTATAAATATGTCCGCACCAGTCATCGGTGTACCTCTCGTGCCATTTGCAGTAGGAACCTTTATTG GTATTGCCCCACCTTCCTTTGTGGCCATACAAGCAGGGCAGACTTTACATACATTGACTTCAACAAGGGACGCATGGTCGTGGACTTCCATAACAGTCCTAAGTTTGTTTGCCCTAGTCTCCTTAGTACCTGTATTATTGAAGCAAAAACTAAAAGCAAAGTTTGAATAa
- the LOC123691676 gene encoding uncharacterized protein LOC123691676, whose protein sequence is MTTETLQDYSNDVQRLKKECIDAGISEDEFRRMYLESLRNLENSNQPKRKLWLKIFIVIFALSCIIALTTHYREIYSFIICNLQEYIYPGLRFWRQISIPFLSLFPALTGLHQETCLIQNPYFTVVDMDCWPCSNVQNVREIQNPNPSHRQHISPLIYLTKQPELPWTQLCELYIRNSKIFDAESPKVLVNNKYYLTPADVFGKNHNRNTDNNLYIWKINTLNAARTLRQYIPRPKIVPKFGQSSERYIIVDTKGNQFQVPDTECNFSFLLVLSGKRTVTLAPADECKHQCRSLEIKLPESYLLWYNWWYWRPTVQQTLHNETFIAHVGSYC, encoded by the exons ATGACTACAGAAACTTTACAAGATTATTCAAACGATGTACAGAGATTAAAAAAAGAGTGCATTGATGCGGGCATTAGCGAGGATGAGTTCCGACGGATGTATTTAGAATCCCTTCGAAATCTAGAAAACTCAAATCAACCCAAGCGTAAACTATGGCTAAAGATATTCATCGTAATATTTGCTCTTTCATGTATAATAGCACTTACTACACACTATAGAgaaatttatagttttatcaTTTGCAATCTACAAGAATATATTTATCCAGGACTGCGGTTCTGGAGACAAATTTCTATTCCATTTCTATCCCTATTCCCGGCATTAACAG GTCTGCATCAAGAAACATGTTTGATCCAAAACCCTTACTTTACGGTAGTGGATATGGATTGTTGGCCTTGTAGTAATGTTCAAAATGTCAGAGAAATACAAAATCCCAATCCTTCACATAGGCAGCACATTTCACCcttgatttatttaactaaACAACCAGAATTGCCATGGACACAATTATGTGAATTATATATTAGAAATAGTAAGATATTTGATGCAGAAAGTCCTAAAgtattagtaaataataaatattatttaacaccTGCAGATGTGTTTGGTAAAAATCATAATagaaatacagataataatcTGTATATTTG gaaaataaacacattgaATGCAGCAAGAACATTACGACAGTACATTCCAAGGCCCAAAATTGTGCCAAAATTTGGTCAAAGCTCAGAAAGATATATAATTGTAGATACAAAAGGAAATCAATTTCAAGTGCCAGATACAGAATGTAATTTCtcatttttattagtattaagTGGAAAGAGAACTGTTACATTGGCACCTGCTGATGAATGTAAGCATCAATGTAGATCTCTAGAGATAAAGTTACCGGAATCATACTtgt tgtgGTACAACTGGTGGTATTGGAGACCTACTGTCCAGCAAACTTTACATAACGAAACATTCATTGCTCATGTTGGATCTTATTGTTga